A genomic segment from Nitrospirota bacterium encodes:
- a CDS encoding NUDIX hydrolase gives MKSDTANKKPASIKRLTSAGGVIFRKRNDGIDIALVAVNPVKRLLSAGVKNRWCLPKGIIDKNESEELTAVREVREETGLSGEIIGKIGSISYWYFLTDENARLNKTVHFYLMKYASGNTANHDHEVDDARWFPANEALEKLTYKGEREILQKAIKLIETRLGVRG, from the coding sequence TCAGACACAGCCAATAAAAAGCCTGCATCAATCAAAAGACTGACCTCAGCAGGCGGGGTCATATTCAGAAAAAGAAATGACGGCATTGACATAGCGCTTGTTGCCGTGAATCCCGTTAAGAGGCTTCTTTCTGCCGGGGTAAAAAACCGTTGGTGCCTGCCGAAGGGCATCATTGATAAAAATGAGAGTGAAGAGCTGACAGCGGTAAGAGAAGTGCGGGAGGAGACCGGCCTTAGCGGAGAAATCATCGGTAAGATAGGCTCTATTTCCTACTGGTATTTTTTAACGGATGAAAATGCAAGACTTAATAAAACAGTGCATTTTTATCTCATGAAGTATGCCTCTGGCAACACTGCAAACCACGACCACGAGGTGGATGATGCACGGTGGTTTCCGGCAAATGAGGCCTTGGAGAAATTAACCTACAAGGGAGAACGGGAAATACTGCAAAAGGCGATAAAACTAATAGAAACAAGGTTAGGGGTTAGGGGTTAG